The window TCAGCATCAGAAAATGTGGTAATATTAAAATGATTATCGGCTTGTTTGTATTGAAGTTGTTCTCCGGGATCTAGGAAATAGCTTTGGTTGGCAGAATCAGAATGAATCTCCACCCTTCCTGTAAGCAGGGATACAAAAACTTCATTAGGGTTAAAAAAATCAATATTAAAAGATGTTCCCAAAGCCGCAGTTTCTATATTTCCCGACACTACTTTAAATGCTCGGGAAGAATCTTTTTTCACCTCAAAATAACCCTCTCCCAATAAATAGACTTTTCTTTCTAAAGAATCAAATGTTTCAGGAAAAGTCAACTGACTACCTGAGTTTAACCATACACTAGATCCATCAGGAAGTTTAAAATTTAGCTTTTCTCCAAAATGTGTGGCTTTGGTAAGCATTTCAGGTTCTGACACCAATGCTTCTTTATCTTTAGACTCAGCTGTAGCAAATTGGCTAAGTAAATAACCCATAAAACTCGTCAAAACTAAAATTACAGCTACTTTATACCATTGCTTGATGGTCAACCAAGAATGAGCGTCTCTGCGAACATGAAAATTTATTTCATTTGCATCCTCATGGGCTAAAATATTTTGAAGAACCCTAGACTTAACTTCCCCAGCTACATTGTTGGCAGGTCCTATTAGACCCAGAAGAATTTCTCTGGCCTCTTTAACATCCATCACTTTCTCTGAATGCGCCTGCATCCAATTGTTCCAGTAGATGTCCAACTCCTCAGTGGGCTCCTTAACCCACTTTACAAATTCAGGGTTGGTAAGTAAAAGTAGCGCTATATCTTCCTTTTTGTCCATTCTTTTGATCCTTCAATCCCATAAGGGATGAAAAGTCAAAATGACATCATTTTTTAACAAAAAAAATAAAATTAATTTTTCTAAAGCTTAAAATTAAGACAATCCCAATGCTCTTTTAGTAGACAAAAAAAATTATTTCATTGCTGACTTTAGCATTGAAAGAGCCTTGTAAACAAGATTTCGAGCAGATTTGACATGATCAAAGCCTAACAACTCACTAATTTGGGAATAGTTTAAACTTTGAAAATAAAAATAATAAATAGCTTCCCTTTGCTTGCGAGAAAGAATACTTAAGGCTTTATTTAATTGATCTGATCTTTCTTTTTGAATTTGTCGATCTATTAGAAAGTCTTCATGAGAGTAAACTACCTGAAATCCATCTTGGTGGATTTCCGATAATGATTTATTTGAACTTTTTATTTCCTCAAAAAGTTTTCGCTTCATACATTTCATTAGGTAAAAACGTATGCAATCTGTGGCACCTAAGGATTTTCTTTTCTGCCTCAGGTAAATAAAGACATCCTGAATACAATCTTCCACAAGCTCCTGATTTCTCGAAAATTGGCAACCATAACTTAAAAGAACATCAAAATTTTCATTGTAAATCTTGATGAAAGCAGTCTCACTTCCCCCCTTGAATTGTTGCCAAAGCTTGGCATCATCAATTACCGGCACGTCATTGGGAAATGACTGCAAATCCGTTTTTCCGGAATAATGCCTGGTATTTTGGGTGGGTTTATTCATTGAATCCTTAAATGTATAATAATCTTCTCATTATTTAAAAAGAATACCCGTTGGACCAAAAAAAAGGTGAATTCCAAGCAGAAAATATGAATAAAATCACCTTTTATAAAAAATAAGCCGGGGATTGCTTATTTAACAAAGAAAGGATTTAATTTTGTAAGGTATATCAAATTCCAATTAAAGTGATTCTAATAATTTTCTTTCTATTACACTGGTATTTCTCTCTGTTTTGCCAAAGCTTTTTCCTACATAGGTATGCTGCACATCAAATGTTTGTCATGAACAAATATTGGGAGAAATTTTTCTACATTTTTACTTGGTTCTGCCAAGGCAGTTCCTACCTTTCTCCCAGAGCTTATGCTATTCTTCACAGGATGCATCACGCCTATAGTGATACACCCTTAGACCCACATAGTCCACACCATACTGAAAACCTTTTTACCATGATGTGGAAAACTAAAAAGATTTACAATGAACATTTTACTTTTAGGGCAAAACCAGAAGAAAGATTTATAAAAGATGTTCCAGATTGGAACCGTTTTGACAAGTTTGCAGATACGATGGGAATCCGAATTGGTTGGGTTTTAGTATATGTCTTGATTTATGTTTTAAGTATTAGTGTTTTTGAACTAGCAGGTACTCACTGGTGGATGTATTTCCTTTTACCTATCCACTTTATGATGGGGCCGGTTCATGGTGCAATAGTTAATTGGAGTGGTCACAAATACGGTTATGCTAATTTTGATAACAATGACAAATCTAAAAATTCATTGATTTTAGATTTTTTAATGTTGGGTGAACTTTTCCAGAACAACCACCACAAGCTTCCTAAAAGGGTAAATTTCGCAGTCAAATGGTATGAATTTGATCCAACCTATCCAATTGTAAAACTTTTACATGCCACGGGTATAATAAAATTAAAACCTACCAATTAATTGATGACTTAAAAATGGAATACCCTAAAAAATCCCTTCCCAATGAAACATTTTTGTTTCGTTGAGAAGGGATTTTTTTTTGCAAATATTGTCGCCAAAAGCATTAATAAAATAACCTATGAGAGTAGTTGCTAATTAAAAAATCAAACCTTGAAAATTTCAAAAAGCCATTTGAATTGTTGGTTTAAAAGCAAAATTTAAGTTAAAATTTAACCTTAAAGCATAAAAATTGTTATGTTTTTATAAAAATAATTGCATTTATAAAACTAAATGGTTAAGTTGATCCGAAATCACCTACTTTAAAACAGATATGAGAGAACTAACAAGAGCAGAAGAGCAAATTATGCAGATTCTATGGGACATTGAGAAAGGCTTTGTCAAAGATGTCCTCGAAAAAATGACAGCTCCAAAACCAGCGTATAACACTGTATCCACAATCATACGTATCTTGGAAAGAAAAGGCTTTGTTAAACACAAAGCTTATGGCAAGTCCCATGAATATTATCCTATTGTTTCAAAGGATGAATACCGCAGCTTTACCATTAAAAATTTATTAACTGGTTATTTCAGTGGATCTTTTGCAAATTTAGCTTCATTTTTTGCCAAAGATGAAAAACTAGATGTTAAAGCTTTGGAGAAAATAATGGACGAGGTTAAAGATGATGTTAAAGACTAATAATCTTTAACAAGCGCAATAGTTAACCCTAATCAGTAAAACCTTCTAGAAAGATTTCCACAATATTAAGCTAGGAACATCTATTGATGCTTCGAGTAGTTCTTAAGTGGCAATCCATTATATAAGATTACCTTTTTTTTACAAGGAAAGGTAAAACCTTAATCTAGTCAGGTGAATATTGGCTTAAATTGATATTAGAAAACAAAAAAAAGGTGAACGAATTAAAGTTCACCTTTTTTTATTTATGGTATCTTTATAGGCTTTCCTATAAATTTTTACCTAACCAGTTCCTTGGATACAACAACTTATCTTTCAATTGTCATCAGCTGTACCTATGGCATGTACTTTAAAACCAATGTCTCTTAAAGCTTTCTTGTCCATGATGTTACGTCCATCAAAAACATGAGCAGGCTTCAACATATTGTCATAAATTTTTTGCCAGTCATATGACTTAAATTCATCCCATTCAGTAAGTACAGCCACAGCATGCGCACCTTTACAAACTTCGTAAGGATCATTGACTACTTTAAGGGATTCTTTATTTTCTTCAGGAGCCCTACTACCTAAATAATCCAAATCAGTATAAATTTGTTGCTCTGTTACCTTAGGATCATATACTACAACATTTGATTGTTCATTTAACAAATGATCTGCTACATAAATAGCTGCAGATTCTCTAGTATCATTTGTATCTTTCTTAAATGCCCAACCCAAAAATGCTATTTTTTTACCACTTACCGTATTGTATAAGTTATTAATAATCTTCTTCGAAAAGCGTTTCTTCTGATAATCGTTCATGATGATTACCTGCTCCCAGTAGTCAGCAACTTCATTAAGCCCATAAGATCTTGAAATATAAACAAGGTTTAGTATATCCTTTTGGAAACATGAACCGCCAAATCCAACAGAGGCTTTAAGGAATTTAGGCCCTATTCGGGAATCAGTTCCTATCGCTCTAGAAACTTCATTTACATCAGCTTCAGTGTGTTCACAAAGTTCTGAAAGTGAATTGATGGAAGATACACGTTGCGCTAGAAAAGCATTGGCAGTTAATTTTGATAATTCAGAAGACCATACATTTGTAGTAAGTATTCGCTCTTTAGGTACCCAGTTGGCATACACATTAACCAATGCATCAATTGCCTTCAATCCTTCTTCTGTTTGGTCCCCACCTATCAAAACCCTATCAGGTGCCATAAGGTCTTCAACTGCAGTTCCTTCAGCTAAAAACTCAGGATTAGAAAGGATTTGAAAATTCATACCATTACCTGTATTTTCTAGGATATCCTTAAGTGTACTAGCAGTTCTTACTGGAAGTGTAGATTTTTCGACTACTATTTTATCACCCTTTGCAACTCTGGCAATTTGCCTTGCGCAAAGTTCAATCCATTTTAGATCAGCGGCTTGTCCTTTTCCTTCACCATAGGTCTTTGTTGGCGTATTAACAGAAATAAAAATCATTTCGGCTTCGTCAATCGCCTTGTCCACATCAGTTGAGAAAAATAAATTTCTTCCTCTCGCTTCAGCTACTACATCTGAAAGGCCTGGCTCATATACAGGAATCTTGGAAACATCTTCATCATTCCAAGCTGCAATACGAGCCTCATTGAGATCTACAACGGTAACTCTAATATCAGGACATTTTTTTGCAATTACGGCCATGGTTGGACCACCAACGTAACCAGCACCAATACAACAAATACTTTGGATCTTCATTTCTTATAGTTTAAAACATTTTATAAATAAGGGCAATCTCATCCATACCCTAACACTCCAATAATTAAAAATAAAACAAAAATACTAAAATCAAACCATTAAACCTTTAATCTTCGCTATCGTTATTCTGGTTTTTAAAATCTAAATCGACAATTAAGGGGAAGTATAAATTTATACCCTATTTTAATCTTTCTATATTTTTTGGTTTAACTTTTAATTATAGTATTTATAAGTAGGTTTTTATGGGTATTCAAAATACGAATTTTTATCGTCAAATATTCAAATTTTCAAGGCAGATTTTAAAAAATCGTATCCTGCATAGAGTAAATGGGCTTCATGCATTCTCGCATTTATTTTTAGTAATTGCAATAAAAGGAATACTTATTTGCCTTCTAAGGTGTTAACAATCCAACCTCCTATTCACCACCAATTAACATCAATTAAAGGTAGGGGAATTTCAATTGTCTTGCTGCAATCCCTAAATATTACTTAATAATTGACAAATATATTATTAATTATAATAATTTTTCTAATTAAAAATAAAAAAACGACAATTCCTCATTTATACTAAAAAAAAGTATTTTTAAATAATAAAATTCGCATTTGGCAACAATTAATTTCGGCTGTAAACTTTTGCTAAAAGCGTTCAATTTGGACAAAATTATATTGACCAATCCTAGTACAATGATTATAATCTTAATTATTATGCCATTTTTTGTGACAAAATAATCAATTATTCCAATTCTTAAAAACAGGTTTTTAAACTTAATCCTTAAGCAAAAGTAACCTTATAATAGGTCATAGAACTGGCAATCGCTCAAAACCCGTAGAAATTATTTAACCTAGCCCCTGGGAAAAGGCTATTCAAGAGGCAATAAACCAAGGATTTAACAAATTTTCTTTATTATAGCTCAGGGGTTCGTCAATATCTATTTTTTTTATTTCATATCCTAAAGCCTTTAAAACCCCATGGGCAGCCGCCGTATCCCATTCCATGGTAGGTGCAAACCTTGGGTAAAGCTGCGCCTTACCTTCAGCTAAAAGCATAAATTTCAAAGACGAGCCCATACTTACCACATCAGCCTGAGGATATTGATCTATAATTTCTTGGGTTTCCGAACTTAAATGAGATCTAGAGGCCACAATAGTTTGGATAGGTTCTTCCGTTTTCTTTTGAAGGTCGACCACCACTGGATTAGCTCCCTCAACTTTCCATGCCCCTTCACTATTGCCCCAAAACAACCAATCCAAAACCGGGGCATAAACTACCCCAATTACGGGTGCCCCTTTATGAATAAGGGCTATATTTACTGTAAACTCACCATTCCTCTTTACAAATTCCTTGGTGCCATCCAATGGGTCAACCATCCAAAAATATTCCCAATTTTTCCTCTCGCTATAGCCAATACTTTTCCCCTCTTCAGATAGAATTGGCAAATTTGTTTCAGAAAGAAAATCAGATATTATTTGATGGGCAGCCAAATCCGCTTTGGTAAGTGGTGAATCATCTGCTTTAAATTCAACCCCTAAATCGGCACTATTATATATTTTTAGAATCTCTTGTCCTGCAGCTTTTGCTGCTTCTAAAGCAATATCTGTAAACAATTTCTGATTAATTTCCATAAGGTATTTTTATAAGTAATACTATTGCGAACCTATTGATTAAGGTTAAATATAAGTAGGAGGGCATTAAAAAAGAAATAGTCAAACTTATTTAGCTTGACTATTTCTAATTATTTGAATTATTATTTATCCATTCCTTGATGGATTCATATTACCATTCCAGCCGCAACGGTTTCGTTGGTATTGGGATCTATTAAAATAATAGATCCTGTTTGCCTATTTCTTCTATAAGCATCAAAAAACAAAGGTTTGGCTGACCTGATACTGATTCTTGCAATATCATTCATTCCTATTTGTTCAATCCCTTCTTCCCTATGCAGCGTATTAACATTTACTTTGTATAAGATCTCTCGTACCATTACTTGACATTCTTGGGTTGTATGTTTAAGTATAAGCTTGGTTCTTCCTTTCAATGAACCCGTACTCATCCAACATACCATAACATCAAGATCTTGACCCACATTTGGCACATTATTAGGTCTTACTAGCATATCTCCTCTGCTAATATCCAATTCATCCTCAAGAGTCATGGTAACAGACATTGGAGAAAAAGCTTCCTCGATTGCTTCTCCGTCTAATTCTATACTTTTTATTTTTGAAGTAAAGCCAGTAGGTAAAACTTTAACATCATCCCCTGGCTTGAAAATCCCACCTTCAATTCTTCCTGCATAGCCTCTAAAATCCTGATGTTCATGAGTATGTGGTCTAATGACCATTTGAACTGGGAACCTGCAATCGATATGATTGAAGTCTGAAGCAATGTGTACATTTTCTAACAAATATAGCAAAGTCGGCCCTTCATACCATTTCATATTGGTAGACCTATCCACCACATTGTCTCCATTAAGAGCAGAAATTGGAACAAAATGAACATCTTTGATTTCCATTTTGCTGGCAAAATCTTTATAGCTTTTCACTATTTTTTGATAAACCTCCTCATCATAATCTACCAAATCCATTTTATTCACACATACTATAACATGAGGTATTTTCAGCAAAGAGGCGATAAAACTGTGTCTAAAAGTTTGCTCCAACAAACCCTTTCTAGCATCTATTAGAATGATGGCAAGGTTGGCAGTAGATGCACCTGTCACCATATTTCTGGTATATTGAATATGACCTGGAGTATCTGCAATTATAAATTTCCGCTTAGGGGTAGCGAAATACCTGTAGGCTACATCAATAGTAATCCCCTGTTCTCTTTCGGATTTAAGGCCATCAGTAAGCAAAGATAGGTCAACATAATCAAACCCTTTCTTTTCACTAGAAGTTTTTACTGCCTCAATCTGATCTTCAAAAATAGATTTTGAATCATATAGCAATCTACCTATTAAGGTACTTTTTCCATCATCAACAGATCCCGCGGTGGTAAATCTTAACAATTGATTGGTTTCCTGTATGCTCATATTGTATGTATACTATTCTCTAGAATTTTTTTATAAATCAACTTTTGCCGGATCCTTAGACAACTGTGTTTCTCAATTTCAAATTGATAGGTAAAATCATCGAAAGCTTATTTCATCCTCGGCAGGGATATACATTTAAATTTCGTTGGCCTAAAAATAACCACTTTTTTTCCTGTCTTCCATGGCAGTCTCTCCCCTTTTATCATCAGCTCTGGTACCTCTTTCAGTAGTTCTAGTAGTGGCCACTTCCGCAATGATTTTATCTAAATCATCGGCATCAGACTCAACTGCTCCAGTGATAGGCATATCCCCACAGGTTCTGTACCTTACTGTTAAATTTTTAATTTCTTCATCAGGTTTCAATTGAATAAAATCAGATTTGGCCAAAATAACACCATCTCTAACCACACAATCTCTTTGATGTGAAAAATACAATGAAGGCAACGCTATGTTTTGGTGTTGAATATACTGCCAAACATCCATTTCTGTCCAGTTGGATATCGGAAACACTCTAAAATGTTCACCCATGTGTTTTTTTCCATTGAACAAGTTCCATAACTCCGGTCTTTGGTTTTTAGGATCCCATTGCCCAAATTCATCCCTATGCGAGAAAAACCGCTCCTTAGCGCGTGCTTTTTCTTCATCTCTTCTGGCACCACCCATGGCAGCATCAATTTTATTTTCCTCTAGGGTATCTAATAAAGTAACCGTTTGCAAGGCATTCCTACTTGCATTTGCTCCTGTTTCTTCTCTGACCTTTCCATCATCTATACTTTTCTGAACAGAACCGACAATGAGTTGTACACCTAAGTCTTTTACAAGCTCGTCCCTAAAAGCTATTGTTTCCGGAAAATTATGCCCCGTATCGATATGAATTAAAGGAAACGGGATTCTGGATGGATAAAAAGCTTTTTTGGATAAATGAGCCAAAACGATGCTATCCTTTCCGCCTGAAAATAACAAGGCTGGTTTTTCAAATTGAGATACAACTTCTCTAATTACAAAAATTGCCTCTGCCTCTAACTCTTCCAGATGGGATAAATAGTATTGTGCCATATTAAATTTTTATTTTTTTATTTATTTTCTCTACCAATCTTGCCACTGCATCTTCCATTTTTTCTTCAGCTGTATGCACCACCTCAAATGGGGCTAATGGGGGCTCATAAGGTGAGCCAATTCCAGTGAGGTCTTTAATCAAACCTTGTCTGGCCTTTTTATACAATCCTTTGACATCTCGCTCTTCGCATATTTCCAATGGACAATCCAAATAAATTTCTAAGAAATTATCTTTACCTACTAGGTTTCTAATCAATTCCCTATCAGATATAAAAGGAGAAATAAATGCAGATATCACTATTAAACCTGCATCTAACATTAAGTTGGCTACTTCTCCTATCCTTCTAATATTTTCCACCCTGTCCTTATCTGAAAAGGTTAAATCTTTATTCAAGCCTGTCCTAACATTGTCTCCATCCAATAGATACGTATGATATCCCATACCATAAAGTGCATCTTCAGTTGCATTTGCCAAAGTAGATTTGCCCGAACCTGAAAGACCTGTAAACCAAATTAGTTTTGGCCTCTGCCCTAAAGCTTTGACCCGGTGTTCGCTATTCACTTTAAATACGGATGGATGAATATTCTTAGGCATTTGGAAGTAAAATTAATGTAACACTTTTAATTTCAATTATAAGTAATACCAATTTATAAATAATAATACTACAACAGCGTAAATTAAAGTCAAAGGAAATCCAATAACAAAATAATCTTTAAACTTATAATTCCCAGGCCCCATCACCATTAAATTGGTTTGATAGCCAATTGGGGTCATAAAGTCCCCTGATGCTGCAAAGGCAATTGCAACGAAAAAGGGGGTTAAAGGCTGCTCTAATTGATTACCAAGCTCCAATGCAATCGGAAACATAATCGAAACCGCTGCCGCATTGGTAATTAAACTAGTTAAGACCAAAGTAATAATAAACAATATTACCAAGCCAACCATAGGAACTGCCCCTTCTGTCAATTGAATCAAGAAATTAACCAATACACCTGCTGCACCGGAACTATTTAATGCCAATCCTAAAGAAAGTGAACAAACTAGAATCAGTAATAGATCCAAATCAACCGCTTTCTTTAAAGTCTGCAAATTTAACACTTTAAATAGATACAAAATAAGGATTCCTGCAAAAGCTGCTATAAAAAGATCTATCCACCCAATAATCCCTATAAACAATACAGACAAAGCCAATAGTGAAGGGAGTCTTTTTAAATTTCCTCTGTCTGCACTAATCTCACCTCTGAGGGTAACAATTATTAAATCCTTATAATAATCATTTCTGTTGTGGTCTTTACCGGTTAACATTAAAAATAGGTCTCCGGCATGTACCCTTGTTTCTCCTATATTTCCTTTCAATTGTGTTCCATTTCTGTGAATAGAAATGATAGAACCTTGGTATTTGTTTCTAAAGTCGCTGTCTTTCACCTTAAGGCCAATCAAGGATGAAGAGGCTGGAACCACCGCTTCCGTTAATTGAAAAAATCCATAATTGGATACATGCCCATCTTCAGGCAAACTTAATCCTTGCTCTCCTTGAATTAGTTTTAATATGGCTTCCGAGTTACCGGCAAAAAACAACTTGTCTCCTTCTTGTAAAACTTCATTGGGGCCTACAGGGGAGATCTCTTTTTTTCCCCTTCTAATTTCGGCAAGGAAAATTTCTTTCAATTTCCTTAGCCCTGCTTCTTTGACTGTTTTGTCATGCATGGATGAACCTATGGGGATATAGGTTTCAACCAAATATTCATTAAGATGCTCAATAACTTCACTTTTGTTTTCCTCTCTAGAGGGCAACAAATAATTGGAGGCGATACTTAAATACACCATACCAATTGAAGCCACCAAGACCCCTAAATACAAAAAATCTTCAAACCCTAGCAATGGGTAACCGAATTGACTAATTAACCCATTTAAGACCAAGTTTGTAGAGGTTCCAACAACCGTAATCATACCCCCCAAAATAGTGGAATAAGAAAGCGGAATAAGAAATTTCGAAGCAGGGAAATTATTTGTTTTGGTCCATTTCTTCACATAGGGGATCATAAAGGCAACAACCGGAGTATTGTTTAAAATTGCGGAAAGGCTACTTACCAGCAACATGAGCCTAAGTCTAAATGTACCCGGTTTTAACTTTTGGCTGAAAATTTTAAAAAAAAATCCTGTACCTATGTTCTGTTGGATTCCAGAAGTTAAGCCTATCAATAGAAATATAACTATGATCTGCTTATTCGCCAGCCCCATCAAAAAATCCTCAGGTGTAATGATTTGTAAAACTAAAAGCAAAAACACTGCCCCCAAAAATGCAAAAGAAGGCCTTAACAGATCCCTGTACAACACAAATACCAGGACAATGACTATGGAAATGGTTATCAGGCCTGGAAAAGACATAAGGATGTAAATTTATTGGTCATAATTTTCCCTGAAAGGCTGAGCATAAGGATATGAAGGGGTCAAGAGTATACTTTAACAGTGGTTTTAATTAATTCAATTTGGTAGAATACTAAAAGTAAGGTTTTTAACTTTCTAATGTTAATGAATTGAAGATTTTTAAAACAAAACCATTAAAATCACCTTATTTTTTCACCCACAACTTTGGATATTTAAAGCAAATATAAAAGTAGTAGGGCAAAATTCTAATTCAAAGTTTTAACCTCATAATTAAGTTTAAAATCACAATATGGTTCCTATGAAAAGAAAAGTAACCCTTTGCACTAGTAGACTTATTGATTTAAAAACAGTATTTAATTATAATGCTTCCTAATAAACTTTCAACCGGCACAAGTGGCAAATGAATTGTTTACTCAAATTTAACGAAACCTTCAAATACCCAACCATTAAAATTTACCTATTAATAATTACCTTTCCACAATGAAAACATACGGCTTTTTCCTCTTTTTATTATTATCCTGTACATTTTTATGTTCTTGTAAAAATGAGAATAGTGATTCCTTTCATTTCATGGCCATTGGTGATCTGCCCTATCACCTTCCTGATGATTTTGAAAGGTTTGAACGCATGATCCAACAGATTAATGATGTCAATCCGGCTTTCACCTTGCATGTTGGGGACATAAAATCAGGAAAAGTTCCTTGTTCAGATGAATATTACGAAAAGATTAAAAACTATTTTAATGCTTTCGAGAAACCATTAATCTACACACCGGGAGATAACGAATGGACGGATTGTGATAGAGAATTATGTGGGAGTTATGATCCGGAAGAACGGCTTGACAAATTAAGACAATTGTTTTTTTCAGATAGTATTAGTCAAGGAAAAATGCCAATAATTCTTAGCAGGCAAAATAAATTTGAAGGCTTTGAAAAATTTCCTGAAAATTCAACTTGGATCAAATCAGGTATCACCTTCGGAACATTGCATGTAATTGGGTCAAATAATAATTTCGACACCGGAGTTGAAGCCATAAATGATGAATTTTATGAAAGAGAACTGGCGAATAATTTTTGGCTAAAATCACTATTCGAAGCAGCTAAAAAAGACAACAGTAAAGGTTTAGTACTTGTTTTACATGCAGGGTTAAATTATAACAACAAAGACGAAAAAAATGGACATGCCAGTTTTGTTACCTTATTAAGACAACAAGTCCAAGCATTCGACAAACCGGTTCTATTATTATATGGCGACCAGCACCGCTTTTTAGTATCCAAACCCCTTAGGGACAATAACGGAAAAACCATGACTAATTTCACAGCAGTTCAAGTCTTTGGAGACCATGATCTCCACGCTGTTGAAATCAAAGTGGCACCTGAAAACCCTAATCTTTTCGAGATAAATCCATTTTATATTAAAGGAAATTGAAACATACAGTTTTCAGCCCAATCCCGATATAAATTTGACCGATAAAAAAATATTTTACAAAATCAGATTATTGTTAAGTAATTTTTTTGATAAACTTCCTTATATTTATCTAAAATAAAAGTTTATCAAATAAATAATCATGAATAAAGTCCTAACCTTAGCCTGCCTTTTATTCTTTTTAAATGCAGCTAACCTAAAAGCCCAAAACCTAAATATCATTCCATTACCCGAGTCCATTGAAATGGGAGAAGGCCATTTGGTCTTAAAAGAGGGAAGTGTAATTGCGGCCAAAACGGAAAGCAGTAGAAAATCCGCTGCTATTTTCAATGAAATGTTGGAAGCCAAAACAGGCTTGAATCTACTTATTCAAATTGCTCCTCAAAGAAGTGATGCCTTAGTTGTTCTAGAAGAAATTCAAGACGCTCAAAATGAAGAAGGATACTCTTTAAATATTGATGGAAACAAAATTCATATAAAAGGATCATCAAAAGGTATCTTCTATGGATTGCAATCCTTGTACCAGTTGGTTGAAATGAATGGAGGACAAGCCATCGTTCCTCAATTAGTAATCAATGATGCTCCGGCGTTTGGGTACAGAGGTATTATGCTTGATGTTTCACGTCACTTCATTGGCACTGATCAGGTTAAAAAAATACTTGATTTAATGGCCCAATTAAAATTAAACACCTTACACTGGCACCTAACGGATGATCAAGGTTGGAGATTAGAGATAAAAAAATATCCAAAACTTACACAGGTCAGTGCTTGGAGAGATTCCACCATCATTGGACAGTACTACGATTTCAAACCATTTATTTACGACGGAAAGCCTCATGGTGGGTATTATACCCAAGAAGAAGCCAAGGAAATAGTTAAGTATGCTGCAGACAGAAAAATTACAGTAATTCCTGAAATAGAGCTTCCAGGCCACAGTTCGGCAGTATTGGCTGCTTACCCGGAACTAGGAAGTTTTGATTCTTTTCAAGGTATCGGAACAGGTACAATTGCCGCAGTAAATGAAAATGGAAAAAAATACGATAATGATATCAACCAAGAAGTCCCAGGCTTCTGGGGAGTTCATTATAATATTTATGGCCCTACGCCAAAAGCTTTTGCATTTTTAGAGGATGTGTTGTCGGAGGTGA of the Cyclobacterium marinum DSM 745 genome contains:
- a CDS encoding FecR family protein produces the protein MDKKEDIALLLLTNPEFVKWVKEPTEELDIYWNNWMQAHSEKVMDVKEAREILLGLIGPANNVAGEVKSRVLQNILAHEDANEINFHVRRDAHSWLTIKQWYKVAVILVLTSFMGYLLSQFATAESKDKEALVSEPEMLTKATHFGEKLNFKLPDGSSVWLNSGSQLTFPETFDSLERKVYLLGEGYFEVKKDSSRAFKVVSGNIETAALGTSFNIDFFNPNEVFVSLLTGRVEIHSDSANQSYFLDPGEQLQYKQADNHFNITTFSDAETIGWREGLLVFENAAFKEVIAVLERWYGVEIKVTGKPKKPWALSGKYFNQTLDLVLDRMSFIEYFKYEINEKKIHLNFN
- a CDS encoding RNA polymerase sigma factor produces the protein MNKPTQNTRHYSGKTDLQSFPNDVPVIDDAKLWQQFKGGSETAFIKIYNENFDVLLSYGCQFSRNQELVEDCIQDVFIYLRQKRKSLGATDCIRFYLMKCMKRKLFEEIKSSNKSLSEIHQDGFQVVYSHEDFLIDRQIQKERSDQLNKALSILSRKQREAIYYFYFQSLNYSQISELLGFDHVKSARNLVYKALSMLKSAMK
- a CDS encoding acyl-CoA desaturase; the encoded protein is MILIIFFLLHWYFSLFCQSFFLHRYAAHQMFVMNKYWEKFFYIFTWFCQGSSYLSPRAYAILHRMHHAYSDTPLDPHSPHHTENLFTMMWKTKKIYNEHFTFRAKPEERFIKDVPDWNRFDKFADTMGIRIGWVLVYVLIYVLSISVFELAGTHWWMYFLLPIHFMMGPVHGAIVNWSGHKYGYANFDNNDKSKNSLILDFLMLGELFQNNHHKLPKRVNFAVKWYEFDPTYPIVKLLHATGIIKLKPTN
- a CDS encoding BlaI/MecI/CopY family transcriptional regulator, producing the protein MRELTRAEEQIMQILWDIEKGFVKDVLEKMTAPKPAYNTVSTIIRILERKGFVKHKAYGKSHEYYPIVSKDEYRSFTIKNLLTGYFSGSFANLASFFAKDEKLDVKALEKIMDEVKDDVKD
- a CDS encoding UDP-glucose 6-dehydrogenase, coding for MKIQSICCIGAGYVGGPTMAVIAKKCPDIRVTVVDLNEARIAAWNDEDVSKIPVYEPGLSDVVAEARGRNLFFSTDVDKAIDEAEMIFISVNTPTKTYGEGKGQAADLKWIELCARQIARVAKGDKIVVEKSTLPVRTASTLKDILENTGNGMNFQILSNPEFLAEGTAVEDLMAPDRVLIGGDQTEEGLKAIDALVNVYANWVPKERILTTNVWSSELSKLTANAFLAQRVSSINSLSELCEHTEADVNEVSRAIGTDSRIGPKFLKASVGFGGSCFQKDILNLVYISRSYGLNEVADYWEQVIIMNDYQKKRFSKKIINNLYNTVSGKKIAFLGWAFKKDTNDTRESAAIYVADHLLNEQSNVVVYDPKVTEQQIYTDLDYLGSRAPEENKESLKVVNDPYEVCKGAHAVAVLTEWDEFKSYDWQKIYDNMLKPAHVFDGRNIMDKKALRDIGFKVHAIGTADDN
- the cysQ gene encoding 3'(2'),5'-bisphosphate nucleotidase CysQ, whose protein sequence is MEINQKLFTDIALEAAKAAGQEILKIYNSADLGVEFKADDSPLTKADLAAHQIISDFLSETNLPILSEEGKSIGYSERKNWEYFWMVDPLDGTKEFVKRNGEFTVNIALIHKGAPVIGVVYAPVLDWLFWGNSEGAWKVEGANPVVVDLQKKTEEPIQTIVASRSHLSSETQEIIDQYPQADVVSMGSSLKFMLLAEGKAQLYPRFAPTMEWDTAAAHGVLKALGYEIKKIDIDEPLSYNKENLLNPWFIAS